One genomic region from Methanomassiliicoccales archaeon encodes:
- a CDS encoding FAD-binding protein, which translates to MNASSSETLHQTEPVPVAETAIDPLSTPPASADPWTTRFGIDALFPGKDEGKRGELAKAIDDLKIPDLMVISAKGWRALYSRDQADVPDLLRNVLFRSMPGVVVQPFSVEAVVAVLRFATSKRVPVVVRGAGSSPFGGSMPVKGGIVMDMNAMDRVLDFDAAKSFVKVQGGMRWSDLDWFLEKHDLMVRSSPSSRFSTVAGWVATGGIGIGSVSGGHLSRWANELEVVTSDGQVRTLRPSDKRFASLFGSEGRLAVIVSVTLQARPRPKAPLPTLVLFNDRAKALRYATFLAQSPTPPLDLTYYSPAKFEAINRLLGRSRFPIKHGVMACYESKDAVPSSSAVPPGAMRAEPYLANLIWNERFFPMKFRKLGPGLMGSEVMAPRERLPEIAARADEMCRHHGLSPLMEVHFMPGGDGLLLTYYTTDQAKTLRYTMDSFRGLLISSALMEAGARPYSLGVWNNMFSDQAGEEEDLAGAKADLDPAGIMNRGKYPRLGGRLGGFPAVMFAPGVLGSMLKLVNRMGPLSAAGMKVISAAKAFDRVGDDQLLRAADECAMCGACVGVCPAYIMTKDERVTARGKLLAARRIAQGKEISKEHAHRVFLCMRCKACEQVCQSKLHLIEVYEEMERRLEKEHGKDEAEIKRFVSVAEKSPAYDALVERGLVLGAPSKTVQGGK; encoded by the coding sequence TTGAACGCCAGCTCCTCTGAGACCCTTCATCAGACCGAGCCAGTTCCCGTTGCCGAAACGGCCATCGATCCGCTCTCGACCCCTCCAGCGTCAGCAGACCCGTGGACGACGCGGTTCGGCATCGATGCTCTTTTCCCAGGAAAGGATGAAGGGAAGAGAGGAGAATTGGCGAAGGCCATCGACGACCTGAAGATCCCTGACCTCATGGTGATATCAGCCAAAGGCTGGCGCGCCCTATACTCCAGAGATCAGGCGGATGTGCCAGATTTACTCCGCAATGTCCTCTTCCGAAGCATGCCAGGCGTCGTAGTGCAGCCCTTTTCCGTGGAAGCCGTGGTCGCGGTTCTGCGATTCGCCACCTCGAAACGCGTCCCTGTGGTGGTCAGAGGGGCAGGCTCCTCTCCGTTCGGCGGCTCGATGCCGGTCAAAGGCGGCATCGTGATGGACATGAACGCCATGGATCGGGTGCTCGATTTCGATGCCGCCAAGAGCTTCGTCAAAGTCCAAGGGGGCATGAGATGGTCCGACCTCGACTGGTTCCTTGAGAAGCATGATCTGATGGTTCGATCTTCGCCCTCGAGCAGGTTCTCCACCGTCGCGGGCTGGGTCGCCACCGGAGGGATAGGGATCGGGAGCGTGTCCGGCGGGCACCTGAGCCGCTGGGCGAACGAGCTGGAAGTGGTCACCTCTGATGGCCAGGTCAGAACGCTTCGCCCTTCGGACAAGCGGTTCGCCTCGCTCTTCGGCAGCGAAGGGCGGCTGGCGGTCATCGTCTCCGTGACGCTTCAGGCGCGGCCCAGGCCCAAGGCGCCTCTCCCCACCCTGGTGCTCTTTAATGACCGGGCGAAAGCGCTCAGGTACGCGACTTTCCTAGCGCAGTCGCCCACGCCTCCCCTGGACCTCACCTATTACAGCCCAGCGAAGTTCGAGGCGATCAACCGCCTCCTGGGCCGCTCGCGTTTCCCCATCAAGCACGGGGTAATGGCGTGCTATGAGAGCAAGGATGCCGTTCCCTCGTCCTCGGCGGTGCCGCCGGGAGCGATGCGCGCGGAACCCTATCTCGCCAATCTGATCTGGAACGAGCGCTTCTTCCCCATGAAGTTCCGCAAGCTCGGCCCGGGGCTGATGGGGTCGGAAGTCATGGCCCCCCGGGAACGCTTGCCGGAGATCGCCGCCCGCGCCGATGAGATGTGCCGCCATCACGGCCTCTCCCCGCTGATGGAGGTGCACTTCATGCCGGGGGGCGACGGGCTTCTTCTCACTTACTACACCACGGACCAGGCGAAAACGCTGCGGTACACCATGGACTCGTTCCGTGGGTTGCTCATCAGCAGCGCCCTCATGGAGGCGGGCGCGCGCCCGTACTCGCTAGGGGTCTGGAACAACATGTTCTCCGATCAGGCGGGAGAGGAAGAGGATCTGGCCGGGGCGAAGGCCGACCTCGATCCCGCCGGCATCATGAACCGCGGAAAATACCCGCGCCTGGGAGGGCGACTGGGAGGATTCCCCGCGGTGATGTTCGCCCCTGGGGTCCTAGGCAGCATGCTCAAGCTGGTGAACCGGATGGGACCGCTGTCCGCCGCCGGGATGAAGGTCATCTCGGCGGCCAAGGCGTTCGACCGGGTGGGCGACGATCAGCTCCTCAGGGCGGCCGACGAGTGTGCCATGTGCGGAGCGTGCGTCGGCGTCTGCCCGGCGTATATCATGACCAAAGATGAGCGGGTGACGGCGCGAGGGAAGCTGCTCGCGGCCCGCCGCATAGCCCAAGGTAAGGAGATATCGAAGGAGCACGCGCACCGCGTCTTCCTCTGCATGCGCTGCAAGGCCTGCGAGCAGGTCTGCCAGTCGAAGCTCCACCTCATCGAGGTGTACGAGGAGATGGAGAGAAGGCTCGAGAAGGAGCATGGCAAGGACGAGGCGGAGATCAAGCGCTTCGTATCCGTGGCTGAGAAATCGCCCGCCTACGACGCGCTGGTGGAAAGGGGCCTGGTGCTCGGCGCTCCCAGCAAGACCGTCCAGGGAGGCAAGTGA
- a CDS encoding glutamate synthase-related protein, with amino-acid sequence MYERYHVPKKEMPPAGVPFSKSSVIRSDRCMNCGRCKDACVYGVHERDASDPRTMAEPKSHLCKNCLRCVEDCPQRALSVELSPLYLGLGGGLWTPQRVFTIWNEAWTGKIPVFGAGYRGKFVGPGYDSMWTDMSEIVRPTRDGIHGREFISTSVDLGKRVDYLEFDEAGRLMTKMPGFVELPIPMVLDLTRIDLTPQARKGLMQAAKTLGTLFIAPAEGPLPNGSNESMVPVFASGRTSANPDLSSPRMVEVEHSSDWRSDLRALKERFGGAAVGIRIQARNGVESEVVELASSEVDVVHILYDEQGQEADGRLAKDSLMAVNRALVTASLRERVSIIAGGGLAAAEHVPKSLICGADAVGLERALKVALGCQACADCDKDRCMADRENVTSDWSKWRAVNLIGAWRDQLLEVMGAMGMREARRLRGEIGRAIFFEEAEKDAFAGIKGGA; translated from the coding sequence ATGTACGAGCGCTACCACGTCCCAAAGAAAGAGATGCCTCCCGCGGGAGTGCCTTTCTCAAAGTCATCGGTGATCAGGAGCGACCGCTGCATGAACTGCGGTCGGTGCAAGGACGCTTGCGTCTATGGCGTGCACGAGCGGGACGCCTCCGACCCCAGGACCATGGCCGAGCCGAAGAGCCATCTGTGCAAGAACTGCCTGCGCTGTGTCGAGGACTGCCCGCAGCGCGCGCTGTCGGTCGAGCTCTCGCCCCTCTACCTCGGACTGGGGGGAGGGCTCTGGACGCCCCAGCGGGTGTTCACCATCTGGAACGAGGCCTGGACGGGCAAGATCCCGGTGTTCGGCGCCGGCTATAGAGGCAAGTTCGTAGGCCCAGGCTACGATTCAATGTGGACGGACATGTCCGAGATCGTGCGCCCCACCAGGGACGGCATCCACGGAAGGGAGTTCATATCCACCAGCGTCGACCTGGGGAAGAGGGTCGACTACCTTGAGTTCGACGAGGCCGGGAGGCTGATGACGAAGATGCCCGGTTTCGTGGAGCTTCCCATCCCCATGGTCCTGGACCTCACGCGGATCGACCTCACGCCGCAGGCCAGAAAAGGACTGATGCAGGCGGCGAAGACCCTCGGCACCCTGTTCATCGCGCCGGCGGAGGGACCTCTGCCCAACGGCAGCAACGAATCGATGGTTCCAGTGTTCGCATCGGGCAGGACGTCCGCCAACCCGGACCTTTCCAGTCCGAGGATGGTCGAAGTGGAGCATTCGTCCGATTGGAGGTCGGATCTGAGAGCGCTCAAGGAGCGGTTCGGCGGGGCGGCGGTCGGAATCCGGATCCAGGCCAGGAACGGCGTCGAGAGCGAGGTCGTCGAGCTGGCATCATCCGAGGTGGACGTGGTCCATATTCTTTACGACGAGCAAGGCCAGGAGGCCGATGGCAGGCTGGCCAAGGATTCGCTCATGGCGGTGAACCGCGCGCTGGTAACAGCTTCGCTCCGGGAAAGGGTGAGCATCATAGCCGGAGGCGGTCTGGCCGCGGCGGAGCACGTTCCCAAGAGCCTCATCTGCGGGGCGGACGCCGTCGGACTGGAGCGGGCGCTGAAAGTGGCCCTGGGCTGCCAGGCTTGCGCCGACTGCGATAAGGACCGCTGCATGGCGGACCGCGAGAACGTCACATCCGACTGGTCGAAGTGGAGGGCGGTGAACCTGATCGGCGCCTGGCGCGACCAGCTGCTGGAGGTCATGGGCGCCATGGGGATGCGGGAAGCGCGCCGGTTGAGGGGCGAGATCGGGCGGGCCATCTTCTTCGAGGAAGCGGAGAAGGACGCCTTCGCCGGCATCAAGGGAGGTGCCTGA
- a CDS encoding glutamate synthase-related protein yields the protein MATKFFESTTEDDYSQVPPQLLKRMSRYRVTRADTCINCGTCASLCPYGVHRRVEGHVSILPPADPKCIGPSCASNSFHCVKNCPTGSLSLSANPMFTSMGDPRWTAEMILGTWKMAESGEPLPLDHPANTGASEGGFDRMSFELPPLKGSFDPESISTAIDLNHRKEGTRVRIPIPVYGGGMSFGSISQRTMLARAMAAKEWGTFTCTGEGGYPELLIPYKEHVITQIATGLFGVREETIKRAPIVEFKYAQGAKPGLGGHLLYEKNTPDVARMREAVPFTNLFSPFPFHSVYSVEDHKKHLDWIASVNPRALLSVKVSTPNDVEMVAVGSYYAGAHIVHLDGGYGGTGAAPEIAKKNIAMPIEYAIPKVHRFLEKEGIREEVTLIASGGIRTAMDVAKAIALGADGVVIGTAELVAMGCVRCANCESGRGCPRGIATTDKELEQLNQIPILARRLSNLYRSWRLQWCELLFRLDMNDLRQLRGRMDLLRYAGTPGRMLP from the coding sequence ATGGCGACCAAGTTCTTCGAATCGACGACCGAGGACGACTACAGCCAGGTGCCACCACAATTGCTGAAGCGGATGAGCCGGTACCGGGTGACGCGGGCGGACACCTGCATCAACTGCGGAACGTGCGCATCCCTCTGCCCATACGGCGTGCACCGACGCGTCGAGGGGCACGTGAGCATCCTGCCTCCGGCGGACCCAAAATGCATCGGTCCGAGCTGCGCCTCGAACTCCTTCCACTGCGTCAAGAACTGCCCCACTGGATCGCTGTCCTTGAGCGCCAACCCGATGTTCACCAGCATGGGCGATCCCCGTTGGACGGCGGAGATGATACTTGGGACGTGGAAGATGGCGGAGAGCGGCGAACCCCTGCCCCTGGACCACCCGGCGAACACCGGCGCCTCGGAAGGAGGGTTCGACCGCATGTCATTCGAGCTGCCTCCATTGAAGGGCAGCTTCGATCCCGAATCGATCTCCACGGCCATCGACCTGAACCACCGGAAGGAAGGGACGAGGGTGCGCATCCCCATCCCGGTGTACGGAGGAGGCATGTCCTTCGGCTCGATCAGCCAGAGGACCATGCTCGCCCGGGCCATGGCGGCGAAGGAGTGGGGGACCTTCACCTGCACCGGTGAGGGCGGATATCCAGAGCTGCTCATCCCTTACAAGGAGCACGTCATCACGCAGATCGCCACCGGGCTGTTCGGGGTGCGGGAGGAGACGATAAAGCGAGCTCCGATCGTCGAGTTCAAGTACGCTCAAGGGGCGAAGCCCGGACTTGGAGGGCATCTGCTGTACGAGAAGAACACCCCGGACGTGGCGAGGATGAGAGAGGCCGTTCCATTCACCAACCTTTTCTCCCCCTTCCCGTTCCATTCCGTGTACTCGGTCGAGGACCACAAGAAGCACCTGGACTGGATCGCCTCGGTGAACCCCAGGGCGCTGCTCTCGGTAAAGGTCTCCACCCCGAACGACGTGGAGATGGTGGCGGTCGGCTCGTACTACGCCGGCGCGCACATCGTGCACCTGGACGGAGGGTACGGGGGCACCGGGGCCGCACCGGAGATCGCGAAGAAGAATATCGCCATGCCGATCGAGTACGCCATCCCGAAGGTGCATCGCTTCCTGGAGAAGGAGGGCATCCGGGAAGAGGTGACGCTCATAGCGAGCGGCGGAATCCGCACGGCCATGGACGTCGCCAAGGCCATCGCCTTGGGCGCGGACGGCGTGGTCATCGGGACCGCTGAGCTGGTCGCCATGGGATGCGTGCGCTGCGCCAACTGCGAGAGCGGGCGCGGCTGCCCCCGCGGGATCGCGACCACGGACAAGGAGCTGGAGCAGCTGAACCAGATACCCATCCTGGCGCGCAGGCTGAGCAACCTCTATCGCTCGTGGAGGCTGCAGTGGTGCGAACTCCTCTTCCGCCTGGACATGAACGATCTGAGACAGCTCAGGGGGCGGATGGACCTGCTCCGCTATGCCGGTACCCCAGGGAGGATGCTGCCATGA
- a CDS encoding APC family permease, whose product MSEDKANNGLHRSIGWRQGFLIGIGIPLAIVPTIGFTVSFLWAASIVLWGMSVIQGFLQNMAFGELATAFPKVSGIPGFAQEIFKSKKIEENRFDRGRLIGGFCAWAYWLVWAPGLAVFIVLIGSYLQALFPALATTDALVFNLALGAVILGGLALLSSRGLKHSARLGLLIAIFTIIPIIIIVLAPFVTGNFHVENITNALVPAEWSWDADHIMLILGLMVIAQWSACCWEVVAIYGPEYKKPSSDVKKALFSVGIFCLVMYVLIQTSVVGALGVDGVLAQPISPLQPVAEMAFGSIGASVVILMLIGAMILLIQIGYSAAARAMHAMSLEGNLPRWFVRTNSRGEPMRAIYVIAVFNMLLILLGNPVAILAASAIGYVFAFAIGLFAYVKAHRDPTLMKLERPYKAPRGWVWIALALGILQIPLLLVGAIYINNLAYGIMPTLVGFGVLAVFFPLWAYSQRENRRLDKAKEDLSVEVETN is encoded by the coding sequence ATGTCGGAGGACAAGGCAAACAACGGCCTGCACCGGAGCATCGGTTGGCGGCAGGGATTCCTCATCGGGATCGGGATACCTCTCGCCATCGTCCCGACGATCGGATTCACGGTCTCTTTTCTTTGGGCCGCTTCCATCGTTCTTTGGGGCATGTCCGTGATCCAGGGGTTCTTGCAGAACATGGCGTTCGGCGAGCTCGCCACCGCATTCCCCAAGGTCTCGGGCATACCGGGCTTCGCGCAGGAGATATTCAAGAGCAAGAAGATCGAAGAAAATAGATTCGATAGAGGCCGATTGATCGGCGGGTTTTGCGCCTGGGCTTACTGGCTGGTTTGGGCGCCTGGCCTGGCGGTCTTCATCGTTCTCATCGGCAGCTATCTGCAGGCGCTCTTCCCTGCCCTGGCGACTACCGATGCTCTTGTCTTCAATCTAGCATTGGGCGCGGTCATTCTAGGAGGCCTCGCGCTGCTTTCCTCTAGAGGGTTGAAGCACAGCGCCCGGCTGGGACTGTTGATCGCTATCTTCACCATCATACCAATCATCATCATCGTCCTGGCTCCGTTCGTGACGGGCAACTTCCACGTGGAGAATATCACCAATGCGCTCGTTCCGGCGGAATGGAGCTGGGATGCTGACCATATCATGCTGATCCTGGGCTTGATGGTCATTGCTCAGTGGAGCGCATGTTGCTGGGAGGTGGTGGCGATCTACGGACCGGAGTACAAGAAGCCGAGTTCCGACGTGAAGAAGGCGCTCTTCTCCGTGGGCATCTTCTGCTTGGTCATGTACGTGCTCATCCAAACATCGGTCGTCGGCGCCTTGGGCGTGGACGGGGTGTTGGCTCAGCCGATCTCGCCTTTGCAGCCGGTTGCGGAGATGGCGTTCGGCAGCATCGGGGCGTCAGTGGTCATCTTGATGCTAATCGGCGCAATGATATTGCTCATCCAAATAGGATATTCCGCGGCCGCAAGGGCGATGCACGCCATGTCCCTGGAGGGCAATCTTCCCCGGTGGTTCGTCCGAACGAACTCCCGGGGAGAGCCGATGCGCGCCATCTATGTGATCGCGGTGTTCAACATGCTCCTGATTCTCTTGGGGAACCCGGTGGCCATCCTCGCGGCCTCGGCCATCGGGTACGTGTTTGCGTTCGCCATCGGGCTGTTCGCCTACGTCAAAGCGCACCGGGACCCGACCCTGATGAAGCTGGAGAGACCGTACAAAGCCCCGAGAGGCTGGGTATGGATCGCCCTGGCGCTGGGCATACTGCAGATACCGCTTCTGCTCGTGGGGGCGATATACATCAACAACCTGGCGTACGGAATAATGCCCACGCTTGTCGGCTTCGGGGTGCTCGCAGTCTTCTTCCCACTGTGGGCCTACTCGCAGCGGGAGAACCGGAGATTGGACAAGGCAAAGGAAGACCTGAGCGTAGAGGTTGAAACGAACTGA
- a CDS encoding IPT/TIG domain-containing protein produces MELDKCRMILAAIIPALMRSSLMVIVTPAAAAVPASVFFDNFDGVDKGWTHSGFWNKVENPQNLAISAQINPRLVHLPDNGHLPSAYSDGKCYWYGEASTGTFIGSDFNPLQDDESGGESIAPNDGWLVSPSIDLSGLTSAFLSFETWWEIEGVDVDRYDMMKVFVNVSGGSSHYLGAINPLNDVNGNSWKPYSSAGLGSPGVWENIKVELSDYVGEVVNIAFFFETRDDLYNGFRGWLIDDVNVLNGALPPVTLSAASPGAGGVGKKVTVQGLNFCIGAQVEIGGIQALYVSVLNSEKLEFLVPSGLAVGNYAINVTNPGGSKVTLPNAFQMTNVQSPAITSVVPVKAGTDTSFVINVTGSYFLTGCTVQVTSTACEILETTSTYVIAKAPSGLPVGYQNLKLTNPDTQYDLVQGAILVQPQGYVPGGLTATPSSGKVDLQWTAPANMGTIVSYEVYKGTSLKDMKFLKSVTGTSCSDTDVKDGTTYYYSVLAVNSTSTKSAMSGIASVKPGGGGLDLMVIVGVVAAVAVVAVVALLVIRSRAHGPKLGTTPGGGSGQSPPAMSSCPQCGTPLAPGTTFCGNCGRKLG; encoded by the coding sequence ATGGAACTGGACAAGTGCAGGATGATCCTGGCAGCGATTATTCCGGCTCTGATGCGTTCGAGCTTAATGGTCATCGTGACCCCTGCGGCGGCAGCAGTACCGGCGAGCGTGTTCTTCGACAACTTCGATGGGGTTGACAAGGGCTGGACGCACAGCGGCTTCTGGAACAAGGTGGAGAACCCCCAGAATCTGGCGATCAGCGCTCAGATTAACCCCCGCCTGGTGCATCTGCCGGACAACGGTCACCTGCCCAGCGCGTACAGCGACGGCAAGTGCTACTGGTATGGGGAAGCGTCGACCGGGACTTTCATCGGCAGCGACTTCAACCCCCTCCAGGATGATGAGAGCGGGGGCGAATCGATCGCACCCAACGACGGGTGGCTCGTATCCCCCAGCATCGATCTGAGCGGGCTGACATCCGCATTCCTGTCGTTCGAGACCTGGTGGGAGATCGAGGGAGTGGACGTCGACCGCTACGACATGATGAAGGTGTTCGTGAACGTGAGCGGCGGTTCCAGCCACTACCTCGGCGCCATCAACCCCCTGAACGACGTGAACGGGAACTCATGGAAGCCCTATAGCTCCGCTGGCCTCGGCTCACCTGGGGTCTGGGAGAACATCAAAGTCGAGCTCTCCGACTATGTGGGAGAGGTGGTCAACATCGCCTTCTTCTTCGAGACGCGGGACGACCTATACAATGGATTCCGCGGCTGGCTGATCGATGACGTCAACGTGCTCAATGGGGCACTGCCCCCGGTGACACTGTCCGCAGCATCGCCTGGAGCGGGCGGCGTCGGTAAGAAGGTGACGGTCCAGGGACTCAACTTCTGCATCGGCGCGCAGGTGGAGATTGGCGGTATCCAGGCGCTCTACGTGAGCGTCCTAAACTCTGAGAAGCTGGAGTTCCTCGTTCCCAGTGGGCTCGCGGTCGGCAATTACGCGATCAATGTCACGAATCCTGGCGGATCGAAGGTCACGCTCCCGAATGCTTTCCAGATGACCAACGTTCAGTCGCCGGCAATCACCTCGGTCGTTCCCGTCAAGGCCGGAACGGATACCTCGTTCGTCATCAACGTGACCGGCTCATACTTCTTGACCGGATGCACGGTGCAGGTCACCTCCACGGCCTGCGAGATCCTTGAGACGACATCCACTTACGTGATCGCCAAGGCTCCATCCGGGCTGCCGGTGGGCTACCAGAACCTCAAGCTGACGAACCCGGACACGCAGTACGACCTGGTGCAGGGCGCAATACTTGTGCAGCCGCAAGGATACGTGCCCGGCGGTCTTACGGCCACGCCCTCCTCCGGCAAGGTCGATCTCCAGTGGACCGCGCCAGCCAACATGGGGACCATCGTATCCTATGAGGTGTACAAGGGAACCTCCCTGAAGGACATGAAGTTCCTCAAGAGCGTCACCGGGACCAGCTGCTCGGACACGGACGTGAAGGATGGCACCACTTACTACTACTCCGTGCTGGCGGTCAACTCCACAAGCACCAAGAGCGCCATGTCTGGCATCGCCTCGGTCAAGCCTGGGGGCGGTGGATTGGATCTGATGGTCATCGTTGGAGTGGTCGCGGCCGTGGCAGTGGTCGCGGTCGTCGCTCTCCTGGTGATTAGAAGTAGGGCGCATGGGCCTAAGCTCGGTACGACCCCTGGCGGAGGCAGCGGGCAGAGTCCCCCGGCCATGAGCTCATGCCCCCAATGCGGCACCCCCCTGGCCCCGGGAACGACGTTCTGCGGCAACTGCGGGAGAAAGTTAGGCTGA
- a CDS encoding TATA-box-binding protein → MNAIETRPRVENIVASTQFAKELDLCTVAEKLTGSEYDPDRFPGLIYRLSDPKTAILLFRSGKANCTGGKSLEEVRRAIRRFAIILNKLGIPVDSDPEIIVQNMVAVYDIGCALNLANLAMSLGLKDIEYEPEQFPGLVYRLRDPNVVCLLFGSGKMVITGAKNDRDIGWTVDKVVQVLRQTGFL, encoded by the coding sequence ATGAATGCAATCGAAACCAGACCGCGAGTAGAAAATATTGTGGCTTCGACGCAATTTGCGAAAGAACTTGATTTATGCACGGTCGCCGAGAAACTCACAGGATCAGAATACGACCCTGATAGATTCCCTGGCCTCATTTACCGGCTCAGCGACCCAAAAACTGCAATTCTCCTTTTCAGAAGCGGGAAGGCTAATTGCACCGGTGGTAAAAGTCTGGAAGAAGTCCGAAGAGCAATACGAAGATTCGCTATTATTTTGAACAAGTTAGGCATCCCTGTCGATTCTGATCCCGAGATCATCGTACAAAATATGGTTGCGGTATACGATATCGGTTGCGCTTTGAATCTAGCAAATCTGGCAATGTCATTGGGCCTTAAAGACATAGAGTATGAGCCAGAGCAATTTCCAGGCCTTGTCTACAGATTGAGAGATCCCAATGTTGTCTGCCTCCTGTTTGGCTCTGGGAAGATGGTAATCACGGGGGCAAAGAATGATAGGGATATTGGATGGACTGTAGATAAGGTCGTCCAGGTTCTCCGCCAAACCGGATTTCTTTGA
- a CDS encoding NAD-dependent epimerase/dehydratase family protein: MKLRGRKIMVTGCAGFIGSHMAEELLRKDNEVLGVDNLSAGRRSFLAGCEEFEDFSFIEGDLLTMDLKPALHRVELVCHFAANPDVRLGASNTRIHFEQNIEVTYRLLEGCAEHDVKDFIFPSTSTVYGEPTVIPTPEEYGPQVPISIYGASKLACEALISSYCHTFDMNSVLYRFANVVGPRSTHNVLHDFIRKLREQPNYLEILGKKPGTNKSYVHVSDCVDAMVVGAEKAREQVEIYNIGSRDQLSVLKIADIVVEEMGLNDVDYHWTGGVKGGRGWIGDVKEMLLAVDKMAGVGWRPKLDSEQAIHRAVREILGKKVN, from the coding sequence ATGAAGCTACGAGGAAGAAAGATCATGGTCACGGGCTGCGCGGGATTCATCGGCAGCCACATGGCCGAAGAGCTTTTGCGTAAGGACAATGAGGTCTTGGGTGTGGACAACCTCTCCGCTGGAAGAAGGTCCTTCCTGGCCGGCTGCGAGGAGTTCGAGGACTTCAGCTTCATCGAGGGCGACCTCTTGACCATGGACCTGAAGCCGGCATTGCACCGGGTGGAGCTGGTCTGCCACTTCGCCGCCAATCCGGACGTGCGCTTGGGCGCTTCCAACACCCGCATCCATTTCGAGCAGAACATCGAGGTCACATATCGGTTGCTGGAGGGCTGCGCCGAGCACGACGTGAAGGACTTCATCTTTCCTTCCACTTCGACGGTGTACGGAGAGCCGACGGTCATCCCCACACCGGAGGAATACGGTCCTCAGGTCCCGATATCGATCTATGGGGCATCCAAGCTGGCCTGCGAAGCTCTCATCTCCAGCTACTGTCACACCTTCGACATGAACTCGGTCCTCTACCGTTTCGCGAACGTGGTCGGGCCGAGGAGCACTCATAATGTCCTGCACGACTTCATCCGCAAGCTCCGAGAGCAGCCGAACTACCTCGAGATACTGGGGAAGAAGCCGGGCACCAACAAATCCTATGTGCATGTGTCCGATTGCGTGGATGCCATGGTGGTCGGGGCAGAGAAGGCGAGAGAGCAGGTGGAGATCTACAACATCGGCTCGCGCGATCAGCTCTCTGTGCTGAAGATCGCGGACATCGTGGTGGAGGAGATGGGGTTGAACGATGTCGATTACCATTGGACCGGGGGAGTCAAAGGAGGCCGGGGCTGGATCGGCGACGTCAAAGAGATGCTCCTGGCCGTGGACAAGATGGCGGGCGTAGGCTGGAGGCCGAAGCTGGATAGCGAGCAGGCCATCCACCGGGCGGTGCGCGAGATTCTGGGCAAGAAAGTGAATTAG